The Perca fluviatilis chromosome 2, GENO_Pfluv_1.0, whole genome shotgun sequence genome includes a region encoding these proteins:
- the LOC120543808 gene encoding uncharacterized protein LOC120543808, with protein MAAVTELSFLLFALINNIHAQEQVIVKQEGDSYTFNLPENTNSCLISRSVGEEKLVLWNTSDLWSNNPSVPEYLKQRLVRTADTSSYTILNLTHSDYGRYREECWTEGNVTHENNFTITVCTSIDERYGRDIRVRLGETVDVPCEGAADNLDIQWLKRDYRYEQLTLSRVFGDKTTSVMDNVRGRYQVVTDTSALHVSNVTATDFTWYTCLVMNQQQCVSSHTVWLRLQFEMIYGSVGETVVLPCTIADSTDEQPPRWTSTDLGQLKQTVSSVDQKYSLVFSSLKLHHSGWYSCKASWRYQQYRLFVCPKFAPPAVELYSVGEDITLTCTDRAEGRGHVWFIKSHRIDGRIFNVSMSRVSWYKRYGSLVISNISVGDAGEYWCVVYTFDGEQCVSTERTVLVYMEPFGIYSTFFKVRCSVLSVLLLMLCAAVVAVNLRTRRRAQLPAHTHT; from the exons atggctgcagtcacagagctctccttcctgctgtttgctctcatcaacaACATCCATGCACAAGAACAGGTCATCGTCAAACAGGAAGGAGACTCTTACACCTTCAACCTCCCCGAGAACACCaactcctgcctgatctccagatctgttggtgaggagaagcttgtcctgtggaacacctctgacctctg gtccaacaaCCCCTCAGTACCTGAATACCTGAAACAACGACTTGTCAGGACAGCGGATacttcttcttacaccatcctcaacctgacccattcagactACGGCCGGTAccgagaggagtgttggactgagggcaacGTGACGCATGAAAACAACTttactattactgtttgtacttCAATAGACGAGAGATATGGGAGAGATATCAGAGTGAGACTTGGAGAAACAGTGGACGTGCCATGTGAGGGAGCAGCTGATAATCTGGATATCCAGTGGCTCAAACGGGACTATAGATATGAGCAACTTACATTGAGCAGAGTTTTTGGGGACAAGAcgacatcagtgatggacaatgttagaggaagataccaagtggtgacaGACACATCAGCTCTTCATGTTTCCAACGTCACAGCAACAGACTTTACATGGTACACctgtctggtgatgaaccaacagcagtgtgttagcagtcaCACTGTATGGTTGAGACTACAGTTTGAGATGATCTACGGCTCAGTGGGAGAGACTGTTGTGTTGCCGTGCACTATCGctgactccactgatgaacAGCCCCCACGTTGGACCTCCACCGACCTAGGACAACTAAAGCAGACTGTTTCTTCAGTAGACCAAAAATACTCtctggtgttttcatctctaaaGTTACATCACTCAGGTTGGTACTCCTGTAAAGCCTCTTGGAGATATCAACAGTATCGTCTGTTTGTGTGCCCCAAATTTGCcccccctgctgtagagctctACTCAGTGGGAGAAGACATCACTCTCACATGCACAGATAGGGCAGAGGGTAGGGGGCATGTTTGGTTTATCAAGTCACACCGAATAGATGGAAGAATCTTTAATGTAAGCATGAGCAGGGTGAGCTGGTACAAAAGATATGGGAgcctggttatctctaatatctcagtgggagacgcaggggagtactggtgtgtaGTTTATACATTTGATGGTGAACAGTGTGTGTCAACAGAGAGGactgtgttagtgtacatggagccctttgggatttactccaccttcttcaaagtgcgatgctcagtgctcagtgtcctgctgctgatgctctgtgctgctgtagtcgctgtgaacctgaggacacGGAGAAGAGCTCAGCTtccagctcacacacacacttaa